A window of Nomascus leucogenys isolate Asia chromosome X, Asia_NLE_v1, whole genome shotgun sequence contains these coding sequences:
- the ZFX gene encoding zinc finger X-chromosomal protein isoform X3, producing MDEDGLELQQEPNSFFDATVDDAGKIEHDGSSGMTMDTESEIDPCKVDGTCPEVIKVYIFKADPGEDDLGGTVDIVESEPENDHGVELLDQNSSIRVPREKMVYMTVNDSQPEDEDLNVAEIADEVYMEVIVGEEDAAAAAAAAAVHEQQMDDNEIKTFMPIAWAAAYGNNSDGIENRNGTASALLHIDESAGLGRLAKQKPKKRRRPDSRQYQTAIIIGPDGHPLTVYPCMICGKKFKSRGFLKRHMKNHPEHLAKKKYRCTDCDYTTNKKISLHNHLESHKLTSKAEKAIECDECGKHFSHAGALFTHKMVHKEKGANKMHKCKFCEYETAEQGLLNRHLLAVHSKNFPHICVECGKGFRHPSELKKHMRIHTGEKPYQCQYCEYRSADSSNLKTHVKTKHSKEMPFKCDICLLTFSDTKEVQQHALIHQESKTHQCLHCDHKSSNSSDLKRHIISVHTKDYPHKCDMCDKGFHRPSELKKHVAAHKGKKMHQCRHCDFKIADPFVLSRHILSVHTKDLPFRCKRCRKGFRQQNELKKHMKTHSGRKVYQCEYCEYSTTDASGFKRHVISIHTKDYPHRCEYCKKGFRRPSEKNQHIMRHHKEVGLP from the exons tgGATGATGCTGGCAAAATAGAACACGACGGTTCTTCTGGAATGACCATGGACACAGAGTCAGAAATTGATCCTTGTAAAGTGGATGGCACTTGCCCTGAGGTCATCAAGgtgtacatttttaaagctgACCCTGGAGAAGATGACTTAG GTGGAACTGTAGACATTGTGGAGAGTGAGCCTGAGAATGATCATGGAGTTGAACTGCTTGATCAGAACAGCAGTATTCGTGTTCCCAGGGAAAAGATGGTTTATATGACTGTCAATGACTCTCAGCCAGAAGATGAAGATTTAA ATGTTGCTGAAATCGCTGACGAAGTTTATATGGAAGTGATCGTAGGAGAGGAGGATGCTGCGGCAGCAGCGGCAGCCGCCGCCGTGCATGAGCAGCAAATGGATGACAATGAAATCAAAACCTTCATGCCAATCGCATGGGCAGCAGCTTATG GTAATAATTCTGATGGAATTGAAAACCGGAATGGCACTGCAAGTGCCCTCTTGCACATAGATGAGTCTGCTGGCCTCGGCAGACTGgctaaacaaaaaccaaagaaaaggagaagaccTGATTCCAGGCAGTACCAAACAG cAATAATTATTGGCCCTGATGGACATCCTTTGACTGTCTATCCTTGCATGATTTGTGGGAAGAAGTTTAAGTCAAGAGGTTTTTTGAAAAGGCACATGAAAAACCATCCCGAACACCTTGCCAAGAAGAAATACCGCTGTACTGACTGTGATTACACTACCAACAAGAAGATAAGTTTACACAACCACCTGGAGAGCCACAAGCTGACCAGCAAGGCAGAGAAGGCCATTGAATGCGATGAGTGTGGGAAGCATTTCTCTCATGCAGGGGCTTTGTTTACTCACAAAATGGTGCATAAGGAAAAAGGAGCCAACAAAATGCACAAGTGTAAATTCTGTGAATACGAGACAGCTGAACAAGGGTTATTGAATCGCCACCTCTTGGCGGTCCACAGCAAGAACTTTCCTCATATTTGTGTGGAGTGTGGTAAGGGTTTTCGTCACCCGTCAGAGCTCAAAAAGCACATGAGAATCCATACTGGGGAGAAGCCGTACCAATGCCAGTACTGCGAATATAGGTCTGCAGACTCTTCTAACTTGAAAACGCATGTCAAAACTAAGCATAGTAAAGAGATGCCATTCAAGTGTGACATTTGTCTTCTGACTTTCTCAGATACCAAAGAGGTGCAGCAACATGCTCTTATCCACCAAGAAAGCAAAACACACCAGTGTTTGCATTGTGACCACAAGAGTTCGAACTCAAGTGATTTGAAACGACACATAATTTCAGTTCACACGAAAGACTACCCCCATAAGTGTGACATGTGTGATAAAGGCTTTCACAGGCCTTCAGAACTCAAGAAACACGTGGCTGCCCACAAGGGCAAAAAAATGCACCAGTGTAGACATTGTGACTTTAAGATTGCAGATCCATTTGTTCTAAGTCGCCATATTCTCTCAGTTCACACAAAGGATCTTCCATTTAGGTGCAAGAGATGTAGAAAGGGATTTAGGCAACAGAATGAGCTTAAAAAGCATATGAAGACACACAGTGGCAGGAAAGTGTATCAGTGTGAGTACTGTGAGTATAGCACTACAGATGCCTCAGGCTTTAAACGGCACGTTATTTCCATTCACACGAAAGACTATCCTCACCGGTGTGAGTACTGCAAGAAAGGCTTCCGAAGACCTTCAGAAAAGAACCAGCACATAATGCGACATCATAAAGAAGTTGGCCTGCCCTAA